The following are encoded in a window of Primulina eburnea isolate SZY01 chromosome 4, ASM2296580v1, whole genome shotgun sequence genomic DNA:
- the LOC140829847 gene encoding mogroside I-E synthase-like: MEKKQNEQGKPHCLVLSFPLQGHINPMFQFSKRLKQTGIPKITLVTTKFFLKSVQNFPDACFPVETISDGFDDGGVEAVKPEEAYSRCSEYGSRTLAELVEKLRSSGSPADCVIYDPFYPWVFDVAEKFGLMTAIFFTQPNSVNCIYFNAYTRELKLPVMEDRIRIPGGFPVMDRSDLPSFIRDHESDPTRSEIMMEQFRNVQRVDWVFVNTFHQLEQEVTDWMSKFMAMRPIGPTIPSMFLDKRVPDDSQYGLSIFTPITDPCFEWLDNRPIGSVVYVSFGSFARPTVEQMEELALALKSLDWPFLWVVRASEESKLPKNYEEEIRDKGLVVAWCPQLQVLKHEAVGCFVTHCGWNSTLEALSLGVPVVAMPQWSDQYTNAKFVEDVWRMGVRAKTDNRRLVGRAEIVNCVKHVMGSETGREMRSNSTKWKELAREAVDVGGSSDQNIQEFVTALKLKFC, from the exons atggagaaaaagcAAAACGAACAAGGAAAACCCCACTGCCTCGTGCTCTCGTTCCCTCTGCAAGGCCACATTAACCCCATGTTCCAATTCTCCAAGCGCTTAAAACAAACTGGAATCCCGAAAATCACCCTCGTCACCACCAAATTCTTCCTCAAATCCGTTCAAAATTTCCCCGACGCCTGCTTCCCGGTGGAGACAATCTCAGACGGTTTCGACGACGGCGGAGTGGAGGCCGTGAAGCCCGAAGAAGCCTACAGTCGCTGCTCGGAATACGGGTCGAGAACATTGGCGGAGCTGGTGGAGAAGCTTCGGAGCTCGGGGTCGCCCGCTGATTGCGTGATATACGACCCGTTTTACCCATGGGTATTCGATGTGGCTGAGAAGTTTGGATTGATGACTGCCATTTTCTTTACGCAGCCTAATTCGGTCAACTGTATCTACTTCAACGCGTACACAAGGGAGCTCAAACTTCCGGTTATGGAGGATAGGATTCGGATCCCCGGCGGGTTTCCGGTTATGGACCGCTCCGATCTGCCTTCGTTTATCCGGGATCACGAGTCGGATCCCACGAGGTCCGAGATCATGATGGAGCAGTTCAGGAATGTGCAGCGGGTCGACTGGGTTTTTGTTAATACATTTCACCAATTGGAACAAGAG GTAACAGATTGGATGTCAAAGTTCATGGCAATGAGGCCGATAGGCCCAACCATACCATCGATGTTCCTGGACAAACGCGTTCCAGACGACAGCCAATATGGACTCAGTATTTTCACGCCAATAACCGATCCTTGCTTCGAATGGCTCGATAACCGGCCCATCGGGTCGGTGGTCTACGTATCATTTGGAAGCTTCGCAAGGCCAACAGTCGAGCAGATGGAAGAATTAGCGCTTGCACTAAAATCACTCGATTGGCCTTTCTTGTGGGTAGTTAGAGCATCCGAGGAATCTAAACTTCCAAAAAATTACGAGGAGGAGATACGTGACAAGGGGCTCGTTGTGGCGTGGTGTCCTCAACTACAAGTCTTGAAACACGAGGCAGTAGGGTGTTTCGTGACACACTGTGGGTGGAATTCGACGTTAGAGGCGCTGAGTTTGGGCGTCCCGGTGGTGGCGATGCCGCAGTGGAGCGATCAGTACACGAATGCAAAGTTTGTCGAGGATGTTTGGCGCATGGGGGTCAGGGCGAAAACGGACAATAGAAGACTCGTTGGACGAGCGGAGATAGTTAATTGTGTAAAACATGTGATGGGAAGCGAGACGGGGAGAGAGATGAGATCGAATTCGACCAAGTGGAAAGAATTGGCTAGGGAAGCTGTGGATGTAGGAGGGAGTTCCGATCAAAATATTCAAGAATTTGTTACGGCGTTGAAGTTGAAATTTTGCTAA
- the LOC140831103 gene encoding LOW QUALITY PROTEIN: probable WRKY transcription factor 11 (The sequence of the model RefSeq protein was modified relative to this genomic sequence to represent the inferred CDS: inserted 2 bases in 1 codon), producing MAVELLGYSNRNEHMVIQDAALAGIKSMEHWIRAVSHNQQQQQQSQNQLLNCKEITDLTVSNFKKVCSILNRSGHARFRRAPVQPLPHAAGSNAPQLQTQTSGSCERQNPASGIYQHQPLSFFPKSTTPAATAAXSTLDFSKPSALALVKDTSEVMGKEGFNLSTAVTTSGNSGSTFLSSITGEGSVSNGKGGSPSTILAPAFSAGKPPLSGKRCREHDHSENFSGKISGSGRCHCKKKKLRVKNTIRVPAISSKVADIPADDYSWRKYGQKPIKGSPYPRGYYRCSTAKDCPARKHVERAKDEPKMLIVTYEGEHRHVRGVLPEISAGGSGAQLLVFESTQRLN from the exons ATGGCTGTGGAATTGCTCGGCTATTCCAATCGAAACGAGCATATGGTGATTCAGGATGCTGCATTGGCCGGGATTAAATCAATGGAGCATTGGATTCGAGCGGTCTCTCAcaatcagcagcagcagcagcagagcCAAAATCAGCTACTCAACTGCAAAGAAATAACCGATTTAACGGTTTCCAACTTCAAAAAGGTTTGTTCTATTCTCAACCGTAGCGGGCATGCCCGATTCCGCCGTGCTCCTGTTCAACCACTACCTCACGCCGCGGGGTCGAATGCTCCTCAGCTTCAAACCCAAACATCTGGATCTTGCGAGCGTCAAAATCCGGCTTCTGGAATCTACCAACATCAGCCTCTGAGTTTCTTCCCCAAGTCCACTACTCCGGCGGCGACTGCAGC TTCGACGCTTGATTTCTCCAAACCCTCGGCGCTGGCCTTAGTTAAAGACACGTCTGAGGTAATGGGAAAGGAAGGATTTAACTTATCGACGGCGGTGACGACATCAGGAAACTCGGGTTCAACTTTTTTGTCTTCGATTACTGGTGAAGGAAGCGTTTCAAATGGAAAGGGTGGGTCGCCGTCGACGATTCTGGCGCCGGCTTTCTCCGCGGGGAAGCCGCCTCTGTCAGGGAAGAGATGCAGGGAGCATGACCACTCTGAAAACTTCTCCGGCAAGATCTCGGGTTCTGGCCGCTGCCACTGCAAAAAGAA GAAATTGAGGGTGAAGAACACCATTAGAGTGCCAGCCATTAGCTCAAAAGTTGCAGATATACCCGCGGACGATTACTCTTGGAGAAAATACGGTCAAAAACCAATCAAAGGATCCCCATACCCACG GGGTTATTATAGATGCAGTACGGCGAAGGATTGCCCGGCTAGGAAGCATGTGGAGAGGGCGAAGGATGAACCAAAGATGCTGATTGTTACCTACGAGGGGGAACACCGGCATGTTCGAGGTGTGTTGCCGGAGATCTCTGCCGGCGGCAGTGGCGCTCAGCTTCTTGTTTTTGAGTCAACGCAGAGGTTGAATTAA